The following proteins are encoded in a genomic region of Gossypium hirsutum isolate 1008001.06 chromosome D05, Gossypium_hirsutum_v2.1, whole genome shotgun sequence:
- the LOC107903523 gene encoding calcium-binding protein PBP1 produces MYISPMQLHGSRVLIVKFESCLKLTILIVLSSMVIHSFQEKEPSLYKSPSLSSSPLLHQPKPSPISVLFSSLLMEVVVDFEDYFPSMVESMGAEGFIMELCNGFRLLMDVERGLITFESLKRNSVVLGLNDLRDDEIVGMLSEGDLDGDGALNQVEFCILMFRLSPGLMYNNASKHWVDEYI; encoded by the coding sequence ATGTATATATCCCCCATGCAACTTCATGGAAGCAGGGTACTCATAGTGAAGTTTGAAAGTTGCTTGAAGCTCACTATTTTAATTGTATTGTCTTCAATGGTCATTCACTCTTTCCAAGAAAAAGAACCCTCCTTATATAAATCCCCCTCTTTATCTTCTTCACCTTTATTACACCAACCAAAACCAAGCCCTATCTCAGTGTTATTCTCTTCTCTTCTTATGGAAGTGGTGGTGGATTTCGAGGACTACTTTCCATCGATGGTGGAGAGTATGGGTGCAGAAGGGTTCATAATGGAGTTGTGCAATGGGTTCAGGCTGCTGATGGACGTTGAAAGAGGGTTGATCACGTTCGAGAGCTTGAAGAGGAACAGTGTGGTGTTGGGGTTGAACGACTTGAGAGATGATGAGATCGTGGGTATGTTGAGTGAAGGGGATTTGGATGGCGATGGGGCTTTGAACCAGGTTGAGTTCTGTATTCTCATGTTTAGGTTAAGCCCAGGGTTAATGTACAACAATGCCTCTAAGCACTgggttgatgaatatatatga